A region of the Candidatus Sysuiplasma jiujiangense genome:
GAGGGATGCGATAGACACTGTCTGGAACGAAACACGGCTGGGCGCACGCCTCCTGTTCAGGGAGCTGAGGAGGCGCGGATACCGCATACAGCACCACAAGCTCAACAGGTACCTGCTCGAAACGGGCAGGACGGTGCCCAATCCAAGGAAACAGAGGAAGCGCTCACGCTGCCGTTACGAACGTGAGCACTCGCTCTCCCTTGTTCATGGCGACTGGCACAGGACAGGCGAAAACCATCCATACGCAATAGTATGGATGGACGATGCATCCGGGATGATCCTTTCAGCAGGTGAATTCACGGAGGCTACAACCGAACATTCGATAGAGACGCTCCGTGAGGCGATGCTCGCTGCTTCCTGCTACAACTCGGCGATAAAGGAAGTGAACACAGACAGGGGTTCGCAGTTCTACAGCAACCATCCAGACAGTGCGTCAGTGTTCCAGCAGTTCCTGCTGGACAGCGGCATAAGGCACATACCGTCAAGACG
Encoded here:
- a CDS encoding DDE-type integrase/transposase/recombinase — encoded protein: RDAIDTVWNETRLGARLLFRELRRRGYRIQHHKLNRYLLETGRTVPNPRKQRKRSRCRYEREHSLSLVHGDWHRTGENHPYAIVWMDDASGMILSAGEFTEATTEHSIETLREAMLAASCYNSAIKEVNTDRGSQFYSNHPDSASVFQQFLLDSGIRHIPSRRNNPQTNGKVERFWHEYDRHRWRFLSMHEFIVWYNNRMHGALWTAIAERPSEAIVRKLQPESILGMFMEEVECR